A single region of the Nicotiana sylvestris chromosome 6, ASM39365v2, whole genome shotgun sequence genome encodes:
- the LOC104216187 gene encoding uncharacterized protein, which produces MVDKQEHRLSGTGTLWVKLNEDDDYKDEDKVQIQRKNNTPSRNICHVCNKGFSSGKALGGHVRIHAQPIPWAKKRKQQMKQQEVDILRKKKMGRNQPPITCSICGKKFASKKSLFGHMRCHPDRDWRGIHPPPTDLSKAVGGWSVTAKRGRRTNSSSSSSEEEQLRDGVHYLMLLAHGHSLKDTGKLETTNSNYKTADKEEETHICRPIKRRMKKLKDLGSIQDVSIYNTVISTAATSSSTNNITTTMDDHEPLLSSSSSQISCVRNNTSSRILDFDLNELPLPS; this is translated from the coding sequence ATGGTGGATAAGCAAGAACATAGGTTAAGTGGAACTGGAACACTATGGGTAAAGCTGAATGAAGATGACGACTATAAAGATGAAGATAAAGTTCAGATTCAGAGGAAGAATAATACTCCTAGTAGGAATATATGTCATGTGTGCAATAAAGGGTTTAGCTCAGGTAAAGCTTTAGGGGGTCACGTGAGAATTCACGCTCAACCCATTCCCTGGGCCAAGAAACGAAAACAACAGATGAAGCAACAAGAAGTTGAtattttgaggaagaagaagatgggcCGAAATCAACCACCAATTACTTGTTCAATTTGTGGTAAGAAATTCGCATCAAAGAAATCATTGTTTGGGCATATGAGGTGTCATCCTGATAGGGATTGGAGAGGAATTCACCCTCCTCCTACTGATTTATCAAAGGCTGTAGGTGGTTGGTCAGTTACTGCTAAGAGAGGCCGCAGGACaaattcttcatcatcatcatcagaagaGGAGCAATTACGCGATGGCGTTCATTATCTTATGCTGCTAGCCCATGGACATTCACTTAAAGATACAGGAAAATTGGAAACCACGAATAGCAATTACAAGACTGCTGACAAAGAGGAGGAAACGCATATTTGTCGGCCGATaaagaggaggatgaagaagttaaaggaTTTAGGGTCCATACAAGATGTTTCCATTTATAACACAGTAATTTCTACGGCTGCTACTAGCAGCTCAACAAATAATATTACTACTACAATGGATGATCATGAGCCTCTActatcatcatcatcaagtcaaATCTCTTGTGTTAGAAATAATACTAGTAGCAGAATTCTGGATTTTGATCTGAATGAATTGCCCCTTCCTTCCTGA
- the LOC104223858 gene encoding high mobility group B protein 10-like: MSNNAADEKSSEQSQSQSQSQSQLQLQSEGYPRGPLSYPKPEAEYQQIVQNSQLFWNKLQQFSASLPTNFQIPLVAGTPLDLHRLFIEVTSRGGIEKVITERKWGEVKGIFRFPSSVTSASFVLRKYYLSMLYHFEQVYYFRKEEPSVSVADPTNRNVTDSVAEHANNDNAATNQCSVSYNLEAGSSLIGTIDAKFDYGYVITVNLGSENLSGVLYHTPALLHQSQRVNTSAKPSQRIRKRRKLALKDPSRPKSNRSGYNFFFAEHYARLKPSYQGQERAISKRIGLLWSLLTEAEKQVYQEKGVRDKARYKAEMLEYKSSHAQPQ, from the exons ATGTCCAACAATGCTGCTGATGAGAAAAGTAGTGAGCAATCGCAGTCGCAGTCGCAGTCGCAGTCGCAGTTGCAGCTGCAGTCGGAAGGGTACCCAAGAGGGCCTCTCTCTTACCCTAAGCCCGAAGCTGAGTACCAACAAATTGTTCAAAATTCCCAACTTTTCTGGAACAAACTTCAGCAATTCTCTGCATCCCTTCCTACCAATTTCCA GATCCCTCTTGTAGCAGGAACACCGCTAGATCTACACCGTCTTTTTATTGAGGTTACGTCTCGAGGTGGAATAGAAAAG GTTATTACAGAGCGAAAATGGGGGGAGGTGAAAGGAATATTCAGATTTCCATCTTCTGTGACCAGTGCATCATTTGTCTTGCGGAAGTACTATCTATCCATGCTTTATCATTTCGAGCAGGTTTATTACTTTCGGAAAGAAGAACCTTCTGTCTCTGTGGCTG ATCCTACAAATAGAAATGTAACTGACTCTGTAGCTGAACATGCTAACAATGATAATGCTGCTACGAATCAATGTTCAG TGAGTTATAATCTGGAGGCTGGAAGTTCACTGATTGGAACCATTGATGCAAAGTTTGATTATGGTTACGTAATCACTGTGAACCTGGGCTCGGAGAATTTAAGTGGTGTACTTTATCATACACCTGCATTGCTACACCAGTCCCAAAGGGTTAATACTTCAGCTAAGCCTTCCCAACGGATCAGGAAAAGACGCAAGTTGGCTTTGAAGGACCCCTCTCGACCCAAGTCAAATCGAAGTGGTTATAATTTTTTCTTTGCTGAGCATTATGCCAGGTTGAAACCTTCATATCAGGGGCAAGAGAGAGCTATCAGCAAAAGGATTGGACTTCTTTGGAGTCTACTTACAGAGGCCGAGAAACAG GTTTATCAGGAAAAAGGTGTGAGAGATAAGGCGAGATACAAGGCTGAGATGCTGGAATATAAGTCATCTCATGCACAACCGCAATAG